The DNA segment TAACCTTAGACGGCCAAGACCAAACACGTATTTTCAATATCAGCGGCGTAGATACTGACACAATAATTATGAGTGCTCTAGTACTTCAAAACGGGTTTGCTGATCAGGACGACGGCGGTGCAATCTTAATTAATGGTCCAAATCTGGAAATAAACCACTGTGTATTTGACTCTAACCGCACTTTTTGCAACTCTCAGGGCTGCGATGCTGAGGGAGGAGCGCTAAGAAATAGAGAGGGCAATATAGAGATTGTTATTAACTACAGTTCATTTATAAATAATTCAACCCAGTGTATAGGGGATGACTGCACCTCTGAAGGAGGGGTCTATCACAATGGTGGGGGACAGACCAATACGACATTTAACAAAAGTGCATTTATCTCAAATTCAACCACATGCACGGGTGAGGATTGTGATTCAGGCGGAGGAGCATTTCATAATGGAGGAGGCGGCATAAGTAATGATCAGCTAATAATAATTGTACATAACACAACATTTGCATTAAATACCACACACTGCAGCGGTTTTGATTGCAACGCTGAAGGAGGCGCTATTGATAATGCAGGAGGTGAAGTATTTGTTGATATTTCAAATTCTACTTTTGACCAAAACACCTCCTCATGCGAGGGAGAAGAGTGCGCTGCATTTATAAACATTTTAGACGGTGTTGAGGAAGGAACAATAAAAAACAATATCTTTTATTCTGATGCAGCTGGAGCAAATTGCGATAACGAAATCCAAATGATTTCTGAAGGCTACAACATAGACAACGGCTCAAGCTGTATTGACGGATCTGTCGCCGGAGACAAACCTAACACGAATCCACGCCTTGACCCAAGAGGCCCTCGAGATAACGGCGGCCCTACCCCAACGGTCGCGCTATTTATTACCAGCCCGGCAATCGATATGGGCAGTCCTGATTGCCCGCCGCCTGATACCGACCAAAGAGGGTTTCCTCGCCCAGAGGGTGTAGCATGTGATATTGGAGCCTTTGAGGGTTCAGTACAAGAATTACGCTCGGTACCTACTCTCAACGAGTGGGGATTAATAGTGATGGCTAGCGTTCTGGGGCTTATCGGTTTTATGGTAATTAGAAGACGTGCTGTCCGTATAAACTAATTAAGCACAATTACTGTTTTATCAGACGTCCATAAATTAACCAGTTCTAATTAGTATTTAAGGAGGGGACACTATAAGAACTCTAACTACATATATATTTACGGCTCTAGTTTTCGGCTTATTGCTCCTTACTTTATCTCTGCCAACTATAGCACAACCTGTCCCGTTTGAAGGTTGTTGTCAGTTTATTAATTCATGTGAAACTTTGTCTCAATCAGATTGTATAGCAGACAGCACTAGTATGGAATTTTTTATCAATGAAATATGCAGTGAGGGTTCTCTTACATGTCCTAGTTTTGTTCTTGCAGATTCTGATCTTCGCAATGTTCCAACTTTATCTCAATTAGGTCTTTTGGCAATGGCTGGTTTATTAGGAATAGTTGGATTTATAGTTGTGAGAAGGCGTAAATTGCATGTAGGTGCTTAATTCCTTC comes from the Thermodesulfobacteriota bacterium genome and includes:
- a CDS encoding IPTL-CTERM sorting domain-containing protein — encoded protein: MEFFINEICSEGSLTCPSFVLADSDLRNVPTLSQLGLLAMAGLLGIVGFIVVRRRKLHVGA
- a CDS encoding IPTL-CTERM sorting domain-containing protein, whose protein sequence is MMKLIQTAVFVLTIIVTSALSQAATLTVQNLNDSGPGSLRQTIADSNPGDTIEFAPGIAGGTINLESEIPIVGSLEILGPKPEKLTLDGQDQTRIFNISGVDTDTIIMSALVLQNGFADQDDGGAILINGPNLEINHCVFDSNRTFCNSQGCDAEGGALRNREGNIEIVINYSSFINNSTQCIGDDCTSEGGVYHNGGGQTNTTFNKSAFISNSTTCTGEDCDSGGGAFHNGGGGISNDQLIIIVHNTTFALNTTHCSGFDCNAEGGAIDNAGGEVFVDISNSTFDQNTSSCEGEECAAFINILDGVEEGTIKNNIFYSDAAGANCDNEIQMISEGYNIDNGSSCIDGSVAGDKPNTNPRLDPRGPRDNGGPTPTVALFITSPAIDMGSPDCPPPDTDQRGFPRPEGVACDIGAFEGSVQELRSVPTLNEWGLIVMASVLGLIGFMVIRRRAVRIN